A stretch of DNA from Cohaesibacter gelatinilyticus:
TCTGACGCCATCATCGTAGCTCGTAATATGGGGGCTGCGGAGCTTCTGGATTATGGCAAGGACCGCCTGCGTGGACTGGTACTGGAAGAAGGAGCTCCAACCAGTCATGTGGTGATTGTCGCTCGCGCGCTTGGCATTCCCACGGTCGGGCAGGTCGAGGGCGCAGTCACACTGTGCGAAGATGGGGATGCCATCATTGTCGATGGTGATATGGCGCATGTGCATTTGCGCCCTTTGCCGGATATGGAAGCATCCTATGTGGAACAGATCCGGTTTCGTGCTCACAGGCTGGAGCAATATTCCAAGCTGCGTGATAAAGAGGCGATTTCCAAAGATGGCACTGATATCAGTTTGCTGATGAATGCAGGACTTTTGGTGGATCTTCCAAATGTGGAAGGGGCCGGGGCACAGGGCATTGGTCTGTTCCGTACCGAGCTGCAGTTCATGGTGGCCGAAAGCTTCCCGCGGATGCGTGAACAGGAAAAGGTCTATCGTTCCGTTCTGGACGCAACTGATGGTCTGCCCGTAACTTTCCGCTCGCTCGATGTTGGGGGGGATAAGGTTCTTGCATTCTTGCGTTTGGCCCCGGAAGAAAATCCCGCTATGGGCTGGCGTGCCATTCGTTTGGGTCTGGATCGTCCCGGGCTCTTGCGAACCCAGATGCGGGCTCTCTTGCATGCCGCAGCCGGTCGTCATTTGCGTTTGATGTTCCCGATGATTTCCGAAGTCGGGGAATTTGATGCCGCCAAAGCTTTGTTCGAACGTGAAATTGCCCATTTGGAGCGTCACGGTTACGAAAAACCTGCAAAAATCGAGCTTGGAACCATGTTGGAAGTACCCAGCCTTTTGTTCCAACTGGAAGAATTGCTGGAACGGGTGGATTTCCTCTCGATTGGAACCAATGATCTGCACCAGTTCATGATGGCAAGTGATCGTGGGAATACCCGCCTGTCTGGTCGCTATAGCAATCTTTCTCCGGCTTTTTTACGCGCGCTATCCCGCATCCAGCAAAAAGCACAGGAGCATGGAGTTCCCGTGACAGTCTGTGGTGAGATTGCGGGTCGCCCTTTGGCTGCTATGGCGTTGCTCGCGATGGGATATCGCAATCTGTCCATGTCTCCATCTTCTATCGGACCGGTCAAGGCTATGGTTCTGGAGCTGCCGCTTGAGCCTTTGAGTGAAGGATTTGCGAAAGTACTTTCCACCAGCTTGTCAGGTGAAGAAGTGCAGAAATTCCTCACTTCTTTCGCCGAAACTCATTCCGTGCCGCTATAGCTGCATCACCTCAATCTGAATATGCTGGCTTACCGCCGTGAGCTGGCTTTTTGATATGTAACCAAACTGGATCAAATTCATGGCCGCGATTTCCATTCCTCTTGCCCGGGTTGAAGCCCTGATTGATCGCTTTGAGGCGATTACTGCGGAGATGGCTGCAGGGCCGGAGCCTGATATATATGTCAAATTGAGCCGGGACTATTCCGAGCTGGAGCCGGTGGCTGAAAAAGCCCGGGCTTATCTGGCAGCGCTATCTGAGTTTGACGATATCAAAGAGTTGTTGGCCGATTCGGAGACGGATGCGGAAATGGCTGAACTGGCGCAGATGGAATATAAGCCAGCGGAAGAAAAGATCGAAGAGTTGGCTGCCGAGATGCAGATCCTGCTATTGCCAAAAGACGCTGCTGATAACAAGAGCGCTATTTTGGAAGTCCGAGCTGGCACCGGTGGTGATGAAGCTGCACTCTTTGCTGGTGATTTGTTTCGAATGTATCAGAAATTTGCCGAGGATAACGGCTGGAAAGTCTCCGTCATGTCTGTATCAGAAGGCGATGTTGGTGGTTTCAAGGAAATCATTGCATCCATTACCGGTGTTGGTGTGTTCGCCAAGATGAAATTCGAATCTGGTGTACATCGTGTTCAACGTGTACCAGAAACAGAATCGGGCGGACGTATTCATACCTCCGCCGCAACGGTGGCAGTGTTGCCGGAGGCAGAAGAGGTGGATATCGAAGTCCGCTCTGAAGATATCCGCATTGACACCATGCGTGCATCTGGTGCGGGTGGTCAGCACGTGAACACCACTGACTCAGCTGTACGCATCACACACTTGCCGACCGGCATTGTGGTTACTTCATCGGAAAAATCCCAACATCAGAACCGCGCCAATGCGATGAAGGTTCTTCAGGCTCGCTTGTATGAAGCCGAACGGGATCGGGCGGATAGCGAACGTGCAAGTGCTCGCCGCGGGCAAGTCGGATCGGGTGATCGTTCCGAGCGAATCCGGACTTATAATTTCCCGCAAGGGCGTGTTACCGATCACCGTATCAATCTGACCCTATACAAGCTGGATCGGGTTCTGGCCGGCGAAGGTCTGCCGGAACTGGTTGATGCTTTGATCGCTGAAAATCAGGCGCAATTGTTGGCCGCCGTCGAAGCAGACGAGATCTGATTTTCGTTACTTTTTCTTGAGTTCCTGAATTCCGATGATTTCGGGTGAGGGCTGATTGATGAGACTTGATCAAGCAATTGCTCATTGGGCAGAAGCATTCCGCCAGATGGAGATTGAGACCGCCAAGCTGGACGCCCGATTGATTGTTCAACATGCATTGAATTTGTCCGATATGGATATGCTCGTGCAATTTGATCGGCATTTGTCCGAACAGGATCAGAAAGTTGTTGCCAAATTGGCTGAGCGCAGACTAAAGCGTGAGCCGGTTGCACATCTATTGGGCTATCGCGAATTTTGGGGTCTGAATTTTGCCGTTAGTGGTGATGTTTTGGTTCCCCGTGCCGACAGTGAAACCCTGATCGAAGCGGTGCTTGCTGATATTCCGGATTGTAAGGCCCCGTTGAAATTGGTCGATATAGGAACAGGATCCGGATGCTTGTTGTTGGCGCTATTGTCGGAATTACCCAACGCTGTTGGTATTGGTGTTGATATGAGCACTTCAGCATTGAATATCGCGCGGCGCAATGCTCGAAATCTGAATTTGACAGATCGTTGCCTGTTTGTCAGGGGTGATTTTGCAACTGCTTTTGCAGGTTCAATTGATGTTCTGATATCCAATCCACCTTATCTGGCCGAAGAGGAATTTGGGGGGCTGGATGTGGATGTTGCCAACTATGATCCTTATTCGGCACTTGTTTCCGGTCCCAGCGGATTGGAGGCTTATGAACAGATACTGGATCAGATCGGAGCCTGGGGCCGCCCGCTACCATCTGTTTATCTTGAGATTGGCTATCAACAAGGTGAAGCGCTGCAAGCTCTTGCCTTGTGCAATAAAGCCGTTTCGGTCAGAATCAAACAGGATCTTGGTGGTCGAGATCGTGTGGTAACAATCAGTTACGAATGAAAATTTGAACCCAATACAACCCGGTTTTTTGAATTTGCTTTGGGAAAACCTTTTCAGTTTTTGTCTTTTCGGATAAAATTGTACTTGAAATTGTCGATGAACCAGATAAGTTGAGTTTATCAACAAAATGAGAAGCTCTTTGCGAAACTGTTGATTTTTGACGGGTTTTAGAGTTCCCGATATGCATATTGGGCTGGCCTCTTTGTTAGCGTATTAAAGAGCCCCCTTTAGCAGGATTTCAAAATTTTCGAACAAAAATGGTGTGGCGGAAGCTGGCTGTTTTTGTGTGATATGTGATCAGACAGAAAATTGCTGTCTGCGAAGCACATGACGCGGGTTGATGGTCCCTCATCATCTCAAGCCCCCAGAAGTGCGTGAGAAAGTGCAATGCGACAAGGACAGAAAAATAACCGGATGCGTGGCCGTGGCCGCAAGCCTTCCAATCCGCTGACCCGCTCTTATGACAGCAAT
This window harbors:
- the prmC gene encoding peptide chain release factor N(5)-glutamine methyltransferase; amino-acid sequence: MRLDQAIAHWAEAFRQMEIETAKLDARLIVQHALNLSDMDMLVQFDRHLSEQDQKVVAKLAERRLKREPVAHLLGYREFWGLNFAVSGDVLVPRADSETLIEAVLADIPDCKAPLKLVDIGTGSGCLLLALLSELPNAVGIGVDMSTSALNIARRNARNLNLTDRCLFVRGDFATAFAGSIDVLISNPPYLAEEEFGGLDVDVANYDPYSALVSGPSGLEAYEQILDQIGAWGRPLPSVYLEIGYQQGEALQALALCNKAVSVRIKQDLGGRDRVVTISYE
- the prfA gene encoding peptide chain release factor 1; the encoded protein is MAAISIPLARVEALIDRFEAITAEMAAGPEPDIYVKLSRDYSELEPVAEKARAYLAALSEFDDIKELLADSETDAEMAELAQMEYKPAEEKIEELAAEMQILLLPKDAADNKSAILEVRAGTGGDEAALFAGDLFRMYQKFAEDNGWKVSVMSVSEGDVGGFKEIIASITGVGVFAKMKFESGVHRVQRVPETESGGRIHTSAATVAVLPEAEEVDIEVRSEDIRIDTMRASGAGGQHVNTTDSAVRITHLPTGIVVTSSEKSQHQNRANAMKVLQARLYEAERDRADSERASARRGQVGSGDRSERIRTYNFPQGRVTDHRINLTLYKLDRVLAGEGLPELVDALIAENQAQLLAAVEADEI
- the ptsP gene encoding phosphoenolpyruvate--protein phosphotransferase, with product MWGNLAGPRLLLRRLRETMAKPTDAQERLNEIVALIAANMVAEVCSVYVLRADNLLELYATQGLNPDAVHQTSLKVGEGLVGYIASEARHLNLSEPQNHPAFAYRPETGEEAYHAFLGVPVLRAGRMLGVLVVQNKAQRVYSDEEVEAMQTTAMVLAELIASGELESITGPDSDLDLNRPMQISGLSMAEGIGLGHVVLHEPRVVVTNLIAEDAVAEEKRLESAVERLRLSVDDLLNRDDISHGGEHRDILEAYRMFAYDRGWLRRMKEAIHSGLTAEAAVERVQSDTRARMLRSTDPYLRERLHDFDDLANRLLRKLMGEGSRIDSGDMPSDAIIVARNMGAAELLDYGKDRLRGLVLEEGAPTSHVVIVARALGIPTVGQVEGAVTLCEDGDAIIVDGDMAHVHLRPLPDMEASYVEQIRFRAHRLEQYSKLRDKEAISKDGTDISLLMNAGLLVDLPNVEGAGAQGIGLFRTELQFMVAESFPRMREQEKVYRSVLDATDGLPVTFRSLDVGGDKVLAFLRLAPEENPAMGWRAIRLGLDRPGLLRTQMRALLHAAAGRHLRLMFPMISEVGEFDAAKALFEREIAHLERHGYEKPAKIELGTMLEVPSLLFQLEELLERVDFLSIGTNDLHQFMMASDRGNTRLSGRYSNLSPAFLRALSRIQQKAQEHGVPVTVCGEIAGRPLAAMALLAMGYRNLSMSPSSIGPVKAMVLELPLEPLSEGFAKVLSTSLSGEEVQKFLTSFAETHSVPL